The proteins below come from a single Pseudarthrobacter sp. SSS035 genomic window:
- a CDS encoding VWA domain-containing protein: protein MTLQPILPWWVMVPLVAAAVLFLVWRLVQASRARSAGTLRDWLFRSALVLLLLAAALRPGVPGGGSEAAAADVNVFFVVDTSSSIVAEDYGDGSPRLDGVRQDIMAIAGELAGARFSLLTFDSNAIVRMPLTTDATALDTSVSVLQPQVTAFSKGSSVTAAGTLLAERLRAARDSHPKRPRLVYYLGDGEQTSAKAPAAIRLDGGLVDGGAVLGYGTAAGGRMKENTGQGSGQDAGAGYIQDRSSGTGKDALSVIDEGRLQGIAGQLGVPYVHRSAGDPVAPMMQAADPGDFQRAPADGSVAGRTELYWLLAAGAFLLALRETFLVLRQLRQLRPGAGVRT from the coding sequence ATGACACTGCAACCGATCCTGCCCTGGTGGGTTATGGTCCCGCTCGTCGCCGCCGCCGTGCTGTTTCTGGTCTGGCGTCTCGTCCAGGCATCGCGGGCACGCTCCGCCGGTACACTCCGCGACTGGCTGTTCAGGAGCGCCCTCGTGCTGCTGCTCCTGGCCGCGGCGCTCCGGCCGGGTGTTCCCGGCGGAGGCTCCGAAGCCGCGGCGGCGGATGTCAACGTTTTCTTCGTAGTGGACACCAGCAGCAGCATCGTGGCCGAAGACTACGGCGACGGCTCGCCCCGGCTGGACGGGGTGCGGCAGGACATCATGGCCATCGCGGGTGAACTGGCCGGGGCCCGCTTTTCGCTCCTGACGTTCGACAGCAACGCCATTGTCCGGATGCCCCTCACCACCGACGCCACCGCCCTGGACACCAGCGTGTCCGTCCTGCAGCCGCAGGTCACGGCATTTTCGAAGGGCAGCAGCGTCACCGCTGCCGGAACGTTGCTGGCGGAGCGGCTGCGCGCCGCGCGGGACAGCCATCCAAAACGGCCGCGCTTGGTCTACTACCTGGGCGACGGTGAACAGACCAGCGCCAAGGCACCGGCGGCGATCAGGCTCGACGGCGGCCTGGTGGACGGCGGCGCGGTGCTCGGCTACGGCACCGCGGCCGGCGGCCGGATGAAGGAAAACACGGGGCAGGGTTCGGGGCAGGACGCCGGCGCCGGCTACATCCAGGACCGGTCATCCGGAACCGGCAAGGATGCTTTATCGGTCATCGACGAAGGCCGCCTGCAAGGGATTGCCGGTCAGCTGGGGGTGCCGTATGTCCACCGTTCGGCCGGAGACCCGGTGGCGCCGATGATGCAGGCCGCTGATCCCGGGGACTTCCAACGGGCACCGGCGGATGGAAGCGTCGCCGGGCGGACGGAGCTCTACTGGCTCCTTGCCGCCGGAGCGTTCCTGCTGGCCCTCCGCGAGACATTCCTGGTGTTGCGCCAATTGCGGCAGCTCCGACCCGGAGCAGGAGTTCGAACATGA
- a CDS encoding class I SAM-dependent methyltransferase, producing MTMTDENGTAATAEVSAAKSAVRHPVTERTAAGVPASPATIDPEVWPGVAHAPSGTKALVAGKAAGLLFKAAVRRLPLRVAYPDGSVLGTGGPDAPVMTMLRPAAFEVRIGDNGLIGLGESFMAGDWEASDLAGVLEVFAASVDTLIPAPLQRLRTLYLPRTPRQERNEEHNTRSNISRHYDLSNELFSNFLDTTMSYSSALFPLSDGALESVPWDALAEAQQAKIDRLLDKAGVGSGTRLLEIGTGWGELALRAAARGATVYSVTLSSEQRALAQERIAAAGYADQVTVALQDYRAVEGEFDAVVSVEMVEAVGYEYWPIYFQTIDRVLAPGGKVAIQAITMPHGRMLATRNAYTWVHKYIFPGGFLPSVRAIESVTQQHTTLRVRERMGLGDHYAATLRLWEEQFIARSQEVGGLGFDAVFQRMWLFYLCYSRAGFQSGYLDVQQIVLDRREAQL from the coding sequence ATGACCATGACCGATGAAAACGGAACAGCCGCGACTGCGGAGGTCTCCGCCGCGAAGTCAGCCGTACGGCACCCGGTGACGGAACGGACCGCTGCCGGGGTACCGGCGTCGCCGGCCACCATCGATCCGGAAGTGTGGCCCGGTGTTGCCCACGCGCCGTCGGGCACTAAAGCGCTCGTGGCGGGCAAGGCCGCCGGCCTGTTGTTCAAGGCCGCCGTACGCCGGCTGCCCCTGCGCGTTGCCTACCCGGACGGTTCGGTGCTGGGCACCGGTGGCCCGGACGCACCGGTGATGACCATGCTCAGGCCTGCAGCGTTCGAAGTGCGGATCGGTGACAACGGCCTGATCGGGCTGGGCGAGTCCTTTATGGCGGGGGACTGGGAAGCATCAGACCTCGCCGGGGTGCTGGAGGTCTTCGCCGCGTCCGTGGACACGCTGATCCCCGCACCGCTGCAGAGGCTGCGGACCCTGTACCTGCCGCGGACGCCGCGGCAGGAACGCAACGAAGAGCACAACACGCGCAGCAACATCTCGCGGCACTACGACCTCTCCAACGAGCTCTTCTCCAACTTCCTGGACACCACCATGAGCTACTCCTCGGCGCTCTTCCCGCTGAGCGATGGTGCGCTGGAGTCGGTCCCGTGGGACGCCTTGGCGGAAGCCCAGCAAGCCAAGATCGACAGGCTGCTGGACAAGGCCGGCGTCGGATCCGGCACGCGGCTGCTGGAGATCGGCACCGGCTGGGGTGAGCTGGCCCTCCGGGCAGCAGCCCGCGGTGCCACTGTCTACAGCGTGACGCTCTCCAGTGAGCAGCGGGCGCTGGCGCAGGAACGGATTGCAGCCGCCGGTTACGCAGACCAGGTGACCGTGGCGCTGCAGGACTACCGCGCCGTGGAAGGCGAGTTCGATGCCGTTGTGTCAGTGGAAATGGTCGAGGCGGTTGGCTATGAGTACTGGCCCATCTACTTCCAGACCATCGACCGCGTGCTGGCCCCGGGCGGGAAGGTGGCCATCCAGGCCATCACCATGCCGCACGGCCGCATGCTGGCCACGCGCAACGCGTACACCTGGGTGCACAAGTACATCTTCCCCGGTGGCTTCCTGCCGTCCGTGCGGGCCATCGAAAGTGTGACCCAGCAGCACACCACACTCCGTGTGCGGGAGCGGATGGGCCTGGGCGATCACTATGCCGCGACCCTCCGCCTCTGGGAGGAACAGTTCATCGCGCGCTCGCAGGAGGTGGGCGGGCTGGGGTTCGACGCCGTTTTCCAGCGGATGTGGCTGTTCTACCTGTGCTATTCACGGGCGGGTTTCCAGTCCGGCTACCTGGACGTGCAGCAGATTGTCCTGGACCGCCGGGAGGCCCAGCTGTAG
- a CDS encoding LysR family transcriptional regulator, translating into MVNPVHLKTLLEVTRLGSFAAAAARLGYTASAVSQQMSALERETGVVLFQRSARSVVPTEAAEVMTRHAAKVLTDIEALMAAASKTHSSTSQELRLGIFPSLATYVLPRILKNPAWKDLAIDLKVSVAEPAQTIQGLRTGGELDVALVFQVGQSGLAWPHTINRQWIGDDNFRVVLPAGWGFRTDAKVAADHLSELPWIMHHPGSPDAVVIERLFASCNLHPRVVAHSDDFHASLEMAAAGLGAALVPELALRNRPAGVVVLDVPEIRLARNVFALLINEKKTARVQLFVDLLAETMAAAGSSGN; encoded by the coding sequence TTGGTAAATCCCGTACATCTGAAGACCCTCCTGGAAGTTACCCGGCTGGGCTCGTTCGCTGCGGCAGCGGCACGCCTGGGCTACACGGCGTCGGCGGTTTCGCAACAGATGTCCGCCCTGGAACGCGAGACCGGCGTGGTCCTGTTCCAGCGTTCGGCCCGCAGCGTGGTCCCCACGGAAGCGGCAGAAGTGATGACCCGGCACGCCGCGAAGGTGCTGACGGACATCGAAGCCCTGATGGCGGCAGCCTCGAAGACGCACAGCAGCACCAGCCAGGAGCTCCGGCTGGGAATCTTCCCCAGCCTGGCAACCTACGTGCTTCCGCGCATCCTGAAGAATCCGGCGTGGAAGGACCTGGCCATCGACCTCAAAGTATCGGTGGCCGAACCGGCCCAGACCATCCAGGGACTGCGCACCGGCGGAGAGCTGGACGTGGCGCTCGTTTTCCAGGTGGGCCAGTCCGGGCTCGCCTGGCCGCACACCATTAACCGGCAGTGGATCGGCGATGACAACTTCCGGGTAGTGCTCCCCGCGGGCTGGGGGTTCCGCACGGACGCCAAGGTGGCCGCTGACCATCTGTCCGAGCTGCCCTGGATCATGCACCACCCCGGGAGCCCCGACGCCGTGGTGATCGAACGGCTCTTTGCCAGCTGCAACCTGCATCCGCGCGTGGTGGCCCACAGTGACGACTTCCATGCCAGCCTCGAAATGGCGGCCGCCGGACTGGGCGCGGCGCTGGTGCCCGAGCTCGCATTGCGGAACCGGCCGGCCGGCGTCGTAGTGCTGGACGTTCCCGAGATCAGGCTGGCCCGGAACGTGTTTGCCCTGCTCATCAACGAGAAGAAGACCGCCCGGGTGCAGCTGTTTGTGGACCTGCTCGCCGAGACGATGGCTGCTGCGGGGTCCTCAGGCAATTAG
- the metE gene encoding 5-methyltetrahydropteroyltriglutamate--homocysteine S-methyltransferase yields MTEQNTPVTPFPAASLLGYPRIGRRRELKKAIEAYWAGKIDAAALDTAAKGIQLTIAKRLQELGLTEAAAVPGTFSYYDQVLDATAHLGAVPARFGKLLNAEGQLDIDGYFTLARGTKDQQPLEMTKWFDTNYHYLVPEIGPETEFTLASNRIVEEFEFALANGIETRPYIVGPVTYLLLSKASDEAPAGFAPLSRLEDVLPVYVQLLEKLAAAGASWIQLDEPALVVDQDTPAAEIEAAVARAYEVLSGAAKRPQILVSTPYGALDGQLGTLAATNIDALHIDAFKGAVPSAAALAGLGNKTLVAGVVDGHNIWRNDLAVAAAKLDELKAAAGRIAVSTSTSTQHVPHDVTEEGQLSEELRSWLAFADQKAVEVKTLASYLADPASAKAAIDEASAIIAARAIAEGVRRNDVRARTEALTAADFSRSAYTVREAAQEEALHLPPLPTTTIGSFPQTSEIRSARARNNKGALTNEQYEQLMKDEIKRVVELQEELGYDVLVHGEPERNDMVQYFAENLEGFDVTVHGWVQSYGSRCTRPSILWGDVTRSAPITVAWAEYAQSLTSKPMKGMLTGPVTILAWSFVRDDQPLGETANQVGLALRDEIADLEAAGIKVIQVDEPALRELLPLRKADHATYLKWSVDSFRLATAGAADATQIHTHLCYSEFGVIIDAIDGLDADVTSIEAARSRMEVVHDLESHGFGRGVGPGVYDIHSPRVPGEAEVTELLATAVKHVPSRQLWVNPDCGLKTRGYAETEESLRNLVKATKTVRAGLLESAK; encoded by the coding sequence ATGACTGAACAGAACACCCCTGTCACTCCGTTCCCGGCCGCGTCACTCCTCGGCTACCCGCGCATCGGCCGCCGCCGCGAGCTCAAGAAGGCCATCGAAGCCTACTGGGCCGGCAAGATCGACGCTGCTGCCCTGGACACCGCCGCCAAGGGCATCCAGCTGACCATCGCCAAGCGCCTGCAGGAACTGGGCCTCACCGAAGCCGCCGCTGTTCCGGGCACGTTCTCCTACTACGACCAGGTCCTGGACGCCACCGCCCACCTCGGCGCTGTCCCGGCCCGCTTCGGCAAGCTCCTCAACGCCGAAGGCCAGCTCGACATCGACGGCTACTTCACCCTGGCCCGTGGCACCAAGGACCAGCAGCCGCTGGAAATGACCAAGTGGTTCGACACGAACTACCACTACCTCGTTCCGGAGATTGGTCCGGAGACCGAGTTCACCCTCGCCTCCAACCGCATCGTTGAGGAATTCGAGTTCGCCCTGGCCAACGGCATCGAGACCCGCCCGTACATCGTTGGCCCGGTCACTTACCTGCTGCTCTCCAAGGCTTCGGATGAAGCCCCCGCAGGCTTCGCTCCGCTGTCCCGCCTCGAAGACGTCCTGCCGGTCTACGTGCAGCTGCTCGAGAAGCTCGCCGCCGCAGGCGCCAGCTGGATCCAGCTGGACGAGCCCGCCCTGGTTGTTGACCAGGACACCCCGGCCGCCGAAATCGAAGCAGCCGTTGCCCGCGCTTACGAAGTCCTCTCCGGTGCGGCCAAGCGCCCGCAGATCCTTGTCTCCACCCCGTACGGCGCCCTCGATGGCCAGCTGGGCACACTTGCCGCCACCAACATCGACGCCCTGCACATCGACGCCTTCAAGGGCGCGGTCCCGTCCGCAGCGGCCCTGGCCGGCCTGGGCAACAAGACCCTGGTTGCCGGCGTTGTGGACGGCCACAACATCTGGCGCAACGACCTCGCCGTCGCCGCCGCCAAGCTGGACGAACTGAAGGCTGCCGCCGGCCGGATCGCCGTCAGCACCTCCACCTCCACCCAGCACGTCCCGCACGACGTCACCGAAGAAGGCCAGCTCTCCGAGGAGCTGCGCAGCTGGCTCGCGTTCGCCGACCAGAAGGCCGTGGAGGTCAAGACGCTCGCGTCCTACCTGGCCGACCCGGCCTCAGCCAAGGCAGCCATCGACGAGGCATCCGCCATCATCGCAGCCCGCGCCATCGCCGAAGGCGTCCGCCGCAACGACGTCCGGGCCCGCACCGAGGCCCTGACCGCAGCGGACTTCAGCCGCTCCGCCTACACGGTCCGCGAAGCCGCCCAGGAAGAGGCACTGCACCTCCCGCCGCTGCCCACCACCACCATCGGCTCCTTCCCGCAGACGTCCGAGATCCGCTCGGCGCGTGCCCGCAACAACAAGGGCGCCCTCACCAACGAGCAGTACGAGCAGCTCATGAAGGACGAGATCAAGCGCGTTGTTGAGCTGCAGGAAGAGCTCGGCTACGACGTGCTGGTGCACGGCGAGCCTGAGCGCAACGACATGGTCCAGTACTTCGCCGAGAACCTCGAAGGCTTCGACGTCACGGTCCACGGCTGGGTCCAGTCCTACGGCTCACGCTGCACGCGCCCGTCCATCCTCTGGGGCGACGTCACCCGCAGCGCCCCCATCACGGTGGCCTGGGCCGAGTACGCCCAGTCGCTGACCAGCAAGCCCATGAAGGGCATGCTCACCGGTCCGGTCACCATCCTGGCCTGGTCCTTCGTCCGCGACGACCAGCCGCTGGGCGAGACCGCCAACCAGGTTGGCCTGGCCCTCCGCGACGAAATCGCGGACCTCGAGGCTGCCGGCATCAAGGTCATCCAGGTGGACGAGCCCGCACTGCGCGAACTCCTGCCGCTGCGCAAGGCCGACCACGCCACCTACCTGAAGTGGTCAGTGGATTCCTTCCGCCTGGCCACCGCCGGTGCGGCCGACGCCACGCAGATCCACACCCACCTCTGCTACTCGGAGTTCGGCGTGATCATCGACGCCATTGACGGCCTCGACGCAGACGTCACCTCCATCGAAGCGGCACGGTCCCGCATGGAGGTTGTCCACGACCTCGAGTCCCACGGCTTCGGCCGCGGCGTTGGTCCGGGCGTCTACGACATCCACTCGCCGCGTGTTCCGGGCGAAGCGGAGGTCACTGAACTCCTGGCCACCGCCGTCAAGCACGTCCCATCCCGCCAGCTCTGGGTCAACCCGGACTGCGGCCTGAAGACCCGCGGCTACGCCGAGACCGAAGAGTCCCTGCGCAACCTGGTCAAGGCCACCAAGACGGTCCGCGCCGGCCTGCTGGAGTCCGCGAAGTAA
- a CDS encoding methylenetetrahydrofolate reductase has product MSPPSLIETHPNLTETAPVALSYELFPPRSPAAAESLWTTIRELETTEPDYVSVTYGASGSNRDTAVELINRLLLESTLRPLAHLTCVGSTPEELAEIIGDLLDTGVRGILALRGDQPKDGAPLAAGSLRYAQDLIELIRRVEQRRSALLCAGKIAVGVAAYPTRHPESPSEAHDVEVLLAKQRSGADFAITQVFFHTEQYANLISRARRAGVTIPIIPGVMPLTSLRRVTRLGELTGVEPAPELLARLAAADTDSERLRIGVRATVDLANAALEAGAPGIHIYTFNEHQSALEVLDKLALPRQSRSVGRRSATLRRQLAS; this is encoded by the coding sequence ATGTCACCGCCAAGCCTTATTGAAACGCATCCGAACCTCACCGAGACTGCCCCCGTGGCGCTTTCGTACGAACTCTTCCCGCCCCGCTCGCCGGCCGCGGCCGAGTCGCTCTGGACCACCATCCGGGAACTGGAAACCACCGAGCCGGACTACGTCTCCGTCACGTACGGTGCCAGTGGCTCGAACCGGGACACCGCCGTCGAACTCATCAACCGGCTCCTCCTGGAATCCACGCTCCGGCCCCTCGCCCACCTCACCTGCGTGGGCAGCACGCCGGAGGAACTGGCGGAGATCATCGGCGACCTCCTGGACACCGGGGTCCGCGGCATCCTGGCCCTCCGGGGCGACCAGCCCAAGGACGGTGCACCGCTCGCCGCAGGGTCACTGCGGTATGCGCAGGACCTGATCGAGCTCATCCGGCGGGTTGAACAGCGGCGGTCGGCCCTGCTGTGTGCAGGCAAGATCGCCGTGGGCGTCGCCGCGTACCCCACCCGGCACCCGGAATCACCCAGTGAAGCCCACGACGTCGAGGTGCTGCTCGCCAAGCAGCGCTCCGGCGCCGACTTTGCCATCACCCAGGTCTTCTTCCACACCGAGCAGTACGCGAACCTCATCAGCCGCGCACGCCGGGCCGGGGTCACCATCCCCATCATCCCGGGCGTTATGCCGCTCACCAGCCTGCGCCGGGTCACACGGCTCGGCGAACTGACCGGCGTTGAACCGGCACCGGAACTCCTGGCTCGGCTCGCCGCCGCGGACACTGATTCCGAACGACTTCGGATCGGGGTCCGGGCCACGGTGGACCTGGCCAACGCGGCCCTCGAGGCCGGAGCGCCGGGCATCCACATCTACACCTTCAACGAACACCAGAGCGCGCTGGAGGTGCTGGACAAACTGGCACTTCCGCGCCAGTCCCGTTCAGTGGGCCGCCGCAGCGCCACCCTCCGGCGCCAGCTCGCCAGCTGA
- a CDS encoding VWA domain-containing protein: protein MDLMFWWLIPPALVLAALAGWRAFRPDRHANVRRRPVANADRLTALPEYQAALRRHRRWLAVAAVAATTLLVSAVAAAARPVELTTIQPEQRNRDIMLCLDTSGSMSSADAAVVQVFAELAKEFDGERIGLTVFDSSAVQVFPLTDDYAYVQEQLQLAQDAFEGSPGSAGFLDGTWNGRGSSLIGDGLASCVSGFPDTGAADARRAETGTSDTGNSDAGQRRSRSIVLATDNYLSGDPIFTLEQAAALAKERDVRIYALNPGDFDYGPGPGQPGARLRTAAEASGGAYHQLDSPEAVADIVRSVQETEATAMKGAPRAVVSDRPELPLTLALLSGLVLAGASWRLRP, encoded by the coding sequence ATGGATCTGATGTTCTGGTGGCTGATCCCTCCGGCGCTGGTCCTCGCGGCCCTGGCAGGATGGCGCGCCTTCCGCCCGGACCGCCACGCAAACGTTCGACGGCGGCCGGTGGCCAATGCGGACCGCCTTACCGCGCTGCCCGAATACCAGGCGGCCCTCCGCCGGCACCGCCGATGGCTGGCCGTAGCCGCCGTCGCGGCCACAACCCTGCTGGTATCTGCCGTGGCCGCGGCGGCCCGTCCGGTGGAACTGACCACCATCCAGCCGGAGCAACGCAACCGGGACATCATGCTGTGCCTGGACACGTCGGGCTCCATGAGCAGCGCCGACGCGGCTGTGGTGCAGGTGTTTGCCGAACTGGCGAAGGAGTTCGACGGCGAACGGATCGGCCTCACCGTCTTCGACAGCAGCGCCGTCCAGGTCTTCCCACTCACCGACGACTACGCGTATGTCCAGGAACAACTCCAGCTGGCCCAAGACGCGTTCGAGGGAAGTCCCGGCAGTGCGGGATTCCTGGACGGCACCTGGAACGGCCGCGGATCGTCGCTGATCGGCGACGGCCTGGCATCCTGCGTCAGCGGGTTCCCGGACACCGGCGCCGCGGATGCCCGCAGAGCGGAGACCGGCACGAGTGACACCGGCAACTCAGACGCCGGTCAGCGGCGCTCGCGGTCCATCGTCCTGGCAACGGACAACTACCTGTCCGGCGATCCCATCTTCACCCTGGAACAGGCGGCCGCCCTGGCCAAGGAGCGCGATGTGCGCATTTACGCCCTGAACCCCGGCGACTTTGACTACGGACCCGGCCCCGGCCAGCCCGGAGCCAGGTTGCGCACAGCGGCCGAAGCCAGCGGTGGGGCGTACCACCAACTGGACAGCCCGGAGGCCGTGGCGGACATCGTCCGGTCCGTGCAGGAGACCGAAGCCACGGCCATGAAGGGTGCACCCCGGGCCGTGGTCTCGGACCGGCCCGAGCTGCCCCTCACGCTGGCGCTCCTGTCCGGCCTGGTACTGGCGGGCGCCTCGTGGAGGCTCCGGCCATGA
- a CDS encoding DUF2004 domain-containing protein, whose protein sequence is MNRVASQHFGEIELNHGRDHNIAAKHELGGQVLELDLNINAHDHFDEAAMHKVDYRLRFLPELVDEVRQMIAEELEQEGTSPQEYLHFHCSALKDEHLQKVFGVEERSQLTNDVFLKALKLGHVGIFPGQPERYFVMDFTLGSHFTDEVLVVAADEDGVVDDEILWES, encoded by the coding sequence ATGAACAGGGTAGCGAGCCAGCACTTTGGAGAAATCGAGCTCAACCACGGCAGGGATCACAACATCGCCGCCAAACATGAGCTGGGTGGCCAGGTACTGGAACTTGACCTGAACATCAACGCACACGACCACTTTGACGAAGCGGCCATGCACAAGGTGGACTACCGGTTGCGGTTCCTCCCCGAGCTGGTGGACGAGGTGCGGCAGATGATCGCCGAGGAGCTGGAGCAGGAAGGCACCAGCCCCCAGGAATACCTCCACTTCCACTGCAGCGCCCTCAAGGACGAGCACCTGCAGAAAGTCTTCGGCGTGGAGGAACGCAGCCAGCTCACCAACGACGTCTTCCTCAAAGCCCTCAAGCTCGGCCACGTGGGCATTTTCCCCGGCCAGCCCGAGCGCTACTTCGTCATGGACTTCACCCTGGGCTCACACTTCACGGACGAGGTCCTGGTGGTAGCCGCCGACGAAGACGGCGTGGTGGACGACGAAATCCTCTGGGAGTCCTGA
- the nrdH gene encoding glutaredoxin-like protein NrdH, giving the protein MTVTVYTKPACVQCNATYRALDKKGITYQSVDISQDAEALERLKALGYMQAPVVVTDQDHWSGFRPDKIEELALSAVSSVA; this is encoded by the coding sequence ATGACCGTTACGGTTTACACCAAACCTGCGTGTGTACAGTGCAACGCAACCTACCGTGCGCTGGACAAAAAGGGCATCACTTACCAGAGCGTTGACATCTCCCAGGACGCCGAGGCCCTTGAGCGCCTGAAGGCGCTGGGCTACATGCAGGCACCTGTTGTAGTCACGGACCAGGACCACTGGTCAGGCTTCCGCCCGGACAAGATCGAGGAACTGGCACTGTCTGCCGTTTCCTCCGTGGCCTAA
- a CDS encoding NAD(P)/FAD-dependent oxidoreductase, which translates to MSLAGNSTFKPQGRRIAVVGSGVAGLTAAYVLNRHDNVTLFETDSRLGGHAHTHNVAQPDGSVLGIDTGFIVHNERTYPTLLRLFAELGVETQDSEMSMSVRCDGCGLEYAGARGGGRGIIARPSSLLRGRYLLMLLEVMRFYRRARALIESAPASDAGPGAGGAELTLGDFLAKERFSKYFISHFMTPVVSAVWSCDPTTALSYPARYLFTFLGHHGMLGVKGSPQWRTVTGGSGQYVEKLAATLPDIRLSSPVTAIRRHALGVEVDTDRGVEDFEAVVIATHPAQALGFLADATPAEKEALGQMPYSVNHTVFHRDPAVLPAADNARASWNYRLPDCEARPDMVLVSYDLTRLQRLEPADGLPYLVSLGESELIAEDRVLDHLVYEHPQYTPESLRAQQRIAALSDDRIAYAGAYLGWGFHEDGALAGVRAAASLGRTWDTPATQAPEPELLSASEGA; encoded by the coding sequence GTGTCTTTGGCAGGGAACTCGACCTTCAAGCCGCAGGGACGGCGCATCGCGGTCGTGGGCAGCGGAGTGGCCGGCCTGACGGCCGCGTATGTCCTGAACCGGCACGACAACGTCACCCTTTTCGAGACGGACAGCAGGCTGGGCGGCCACGCCCACACCCACAATGTCGCGCAGCCGGATGGATCCGTCCTCGGCATCGACACCGGCTTCATCGTCCACAACGAGCGGACCTACCCCACCCTGCTGCGGCTGTTCGCCGAGCTGGGCGTGGAGACGCAGGACTCCGAAATGAGCATGTCCGTCCGCTGTGATGGCTGCGGCCTGGAGTACGCCGGGGCCCGCGGGGGCGGTCGTGGCATCATCGCCCGCCCGTCCAGCCTGCTGCGCGGACGCTACCTGCTGATGCTGCTGGAGGTCATGCGCTTCTACCGCAGGGCCCGCGCTCTGATTGAGTCAGCTCCAGCGTCCGACGCCGGCCCTGGTGCGGGCGGCGCGGAGCTGACCCTCGGTGACTTCCTGGCAAAGGAACGCTTCAGCAAGTACTTCATCTCCCATTTCATGACGCCGGTGGTCAGCGCGGTGTGGTCGTGCGATCCCACCACGGCACTGTCCTATCCGGCGCGCTACCTTTTCACGTTCCTGGGCCACCACGGCATGCTGGGCGTCAAGGGTTCGCCGCAGTGGCGGACGGTCACCGGCGGTTCGGGGCAGTACGTGGAGAAGTTGGCCGCCACGCTCCCGGACATCAGGCTTAGCAGTCCGGTCACCGCTATCCGGCGCCACGCCCTCGGCGTGGAAGTGGACACCGATCGCGGAGTGGAGGATTTCGAGGCCGTGGTCATTGCCACGCACCCGGCCCAGGCCCTGGGCTTCCTCGCGGACGCCACGCCGGCCGAAAAGGAAGCCCTGGGGCAGATGCCGTACTCCGTCAACCACACCGTTTTCCACCGGGACCCGGCCGTCCTGCCCGCCGCGGACAATGCCAGGGCGTCCTGGAACTACCGTCTCCCGGACTGCGAAGCCCGCCCGGACATGGTCCTGGTCAGCTACGACCTCACCCGGCTGCAGCGCCTGGAGCCTGCCGATGGCCTGCCGTACCTGGTGAGCCTGGGGGAGTCCGAGCTCATCGCGGAGGACCGGGTGCTGGACCATTTGGTCTACGAACACCCCCAGTACACCCCCGAATCTTTGCGGGCACAGCAGCGCATTGCGGCCCTGAGTGACGACCGCATCGCCTACGCCGGCGCCTACCTGGGCTGGGGGTTCCACGAGGACGGCGCCCTGGCCGGTGTCCGTGCCGCCGCGAGCCTGGGACGAACTTGGGATACGCCCGCTACTCAGGCACCCGAGCCCGAACTGCTCTCTGCCTCGGAGGGCGCATGA
- a CDS encoding DUF1365 domain-containing protein — protein sequence MSSTAAIYRTSISHVRQTPLKNAFTYRSYSWFVDVDRLPVLPRLMRPLAVFRAADHLGDPDAAIRSNVERFLRTRGIEPDGGAIRMLTSARVFGHVFNPLTLFWCYRTSGELQCVIAEVHNTYGERHCYLLETDPSGRASVPKAFYVSPFNDVDGQYRMKLPAPEQRLSVSIVLEREGQRPFAATMDGDRRPATVRNILAAAVAVPAAPLLVSALIRVQGIKLWARRLPVIKKPHHPPQEAVQ from the coding sequence ATGAGCTCAACCGCAGCCATCTACCGCACGTCCATTTCCCACGTGCGCCAGACGCCGCTTAAGAATGCGTTCACCTACCGGAGCTACAGCTGGTTTGTGGACGTGGACCGGCTCCCGGTTCTGCCCCGGCTCATGCGGCCGCTGGCTGTCTTCCGAGCCGCCGACCACCTGGGTGATCCCGACGCCGCCATCCGCAGCAACGTGGAACGGTTCCTGCGGACCCGGGGGATAGAGCCCGACGGCGGGGCCATCCGGATGCTGACCAGCGCCCGGGTTTTCGGCCACGTCTTCAACCCGCTCACCCTCTTCTGGTGCTACCGGACGTCCGGGGAGCTGCAGTGTGTCATCGCCGAGGTCCACAACACCTACGGCGAACGCCACTGTTATCTCCTGGAAACGGATCCTTCCGGACGGGCCAGCGTGCCCAAGGCCTTCTACGTTTCACCGTTCAATGACGTTGACGGGCAGTACCGGATGAAGCTGCCCGCCCCGGAGCAGCGGCTGTCCGTCTCCATCGTCCTGGAGCGGGAAGGGCAGCGGCCGTTCGCCGCGACCATGGACGGGGACCGGCGCCCGGCCACCGTCAGGAACATCCTGGCAGCGGCCGTTGCCGTCCCGGCCGCGCCGCTGCTGGTATCGGCGCTGATCCGGGTCCAGGGCATCAAACTCTGGGCGCGACGCCTTCCAGTCATCAAAAAACCACATCACCCCCCACAGGAGGCAGTCCAATGA